The Molothrus aeneus isolate 106 chromosome 15, BPBGC_Maene_1.0, whole genome shotgun sequence genome includes a region encoding these proteins:
- the PRR7 gene encoding proline-rich protein 7 isoform X1 encodes MVMSQGTYTFLTCFAGFWLIWGLIVLLCCFCSYLRRRVKRQQEERLREQSLRALEMEPLHYEGYGGSPPGMAIPHRLRLEPHHHHHHPHHIPPPRPWSCRHGVRGGLCLAESDLSKPPCYEEALLMAEPPPPYSEVLMDTRGLYRKINAPFMSHERLEKQEQPPSYKPLFLDAGYGSALHLPRSASPGPACPDLYLQQECSPRMFPSWTDSELSSRDTYETGPWHLPVSMPLFGRTTAV; translated from the exons ATGGTGATGTCCCAGGGCACCTACACCTTCCTCACCTGCTTCGCGGGCTTCTGGCTCATCTGGGGCCTCAtcgtgctgctgtgctgcttctgcagctACCTGCGGCGGCGGGTGAAGCGGCAGCAGGAGGAGCGGCTGCGGGAGCAGAGCCTGCGCGCGCTGGAGATGGAGCCGCTGCACTACGAGGGTTACGGGGGCAGCCCCCCCGGCATGGCCATTCCCCACCGCCTCCGCCTCGAGCcccaccatcaccatcaccacccCCACCACATCCCGCCCCCCCGGCCCTGGAGCTGCCGGCACG GGGTCCGGGGGGGGCTTTGCCTTGCAGAGTCAGACCTGTCAAAGCCGCCGTGCTATGAGGAGGCGCTGCTGATGGCGGAGCCCCCCCCGCCATACAGCGAGGTGCTGATGGACACGCGGGGGCTCTACCGCAAAATCAACGCCCCTTTTATGAGCCATGAGCGGCTGGAGAAGCAGGAACAGCCTCCCAGCTACAAACCCCTTTTCCTGGACGCCGGCTACGGTTCAGCACTGCACCTGCCCCGCTCAGCCAGCCCCGGCCCTGCCTGCCCGGACCTCTACCTGCAGCAGGAGTGCTCCCCACGCATGTTTCCCAGCTGGACGGACTCggagctcagcagcagggacacctacGAGACGGGACCCTGGCACCTCCCGGTCTCCATGCCCCTCTTCGGCAGGACTACCGCTGTCTAA
- the DBN1 gene encoding drebrin — MAGVGFAAHRLELLASYQDVIGEDSPTDWALYTYEDGSDDLKLAASGGGGLLELSGHFEIQKVMYGFCSVKDPQAVLPKYVLVNWVGEDVPDARKCACASHVAKIAEFFQGVDVIVNASSVEDIDPGAIGQRLSNGLARVSSPVLHRLRLREDENAEPVGTTYQKTDATVEMKRLNREQFWEQAKKEEELRKEEERKKALDARLRFEQERMEQERLEQEERERRYREREEQIEEHRRKQQSLEAEEARQRLKEQSIFGDQQDEDDRQQFRKSESEVEEAAAIIAQRPDNPRDFFKQQERVASGSSDAVSPGSHRTGRLHCPFIKTADSGPPSSSSSSSSPPRTPFPYISCHRTPNLSSFFPCSQSDAFRKASAAGCSPCEPSPAASPPGPRAPAAEQTPATPKESPSPSAQEPGPATPEQHWPFPGPEDKAIEPPGDEPSPRPVWTEGGDALGDLVTLEPTEPSLPPVADEPQTGEAPNPESLIDLWQSESDGVTPPAAWPLPAAPVPETPPAMLPEEGALLRLDELPEPPATFCDAEQEEEDEEEAAGEGDPQSQDLGCQHTPQEDTQEDTQEDTAGRETPPITNGEMAPKDGTPGRGEQASEGYFSQSQEEEVPPTEELSAKAPQPVFYNKPPEIDITCWDADPLPEEEESFGGAL; from the exons GTGGAGGTTTGCTGGAGCTTTCTGGCCACTTTGAGATTCAGAAGGTGATGTATGGCTTCTGCAGCGTCAAGGACCCCCAGGCCGTGCTCCCCAAATATGTTCTCGTCAACTGG GTGGGTGAGGACGTGCCGGATGCCCGCAAATGCGCCTGTGCCAGCCACGTAGCCAAGATCGCCGAGTTCTTCCAG GGTGTCGATGTCATTGTCAATGCCAGCAGCGTGGAGGACATTGACCCCGGGGCCATCGGGCAGCGGCTCTCCAACGGGCTGGCCCGTGTCTCCAGCCCGGTGCTGCACCGCCTGCGGCTGCGCGAGGACGAGAACGCCGAGCCCGTG gGCACCACTTACCAGAAAACCGACGCCACCGTGGAGATGAAGCGGCTCAACCGGGAGCAGTTCTGGGAGCAGGCAAAG aaagaggaggaattgcgtaaggaggaagagaggaaaaaggccCTGGATGCCCGGCTGCGGTTCGAGCAGGAGCGGATGGAGCAGGAgcggctggagcaggaggagcggGAACGGCGCTACCGGGAGCGTGAGGAGCAGATTGAGGAGCACAG gaggaagcagcagagcttgGAGGCGGAGGAGGCCCGGCAGCGCCTGAAGGAGCAGTCCATCTTT GGGGACCAGCAAGACGAGGATGACAGGCAGCAGTTTAGGAAATCGGAGTCAGAGGTGGAG gaggCTGCTGCCATCATCGCTCAGCGGCCTGACAACCCCCGGGACTTCTTCAAGCAGCAGGAGCGGGTGGCATCGGGCAGCAGTGATGCTGTGTCAccaggcagccacaggacag GTCGTCTGCACTGTCCTTTCATAAAGACAGCTGACAGTGGGCCaccatcttcctcctcctcctcctcctcccccccacgGACCCCCTTCCCCTATATCTCCTGCCACCGCACtccaaatctctcctctttcttcccat GCAGCCAGTCGGACGCCTTCCGCAAGGCCTCGGCCgcgggctgcagcccctgcgAGCCCAGCCCGGCCGCCTCGCCCCCGGGCCCCCGCGCGCCCGCGGCGGAACAGACGCCGGCAACGCCCAAAG agtcccccagccccagcgcaCAGGAGCCCGGGCCAGCCACGCCCGAGCAGCACTGGCCCTTCCCGGGGCCCGAGGACAAGGCCATCGAGCCCCCCGGGGAcgagcccagccccaggccagTGTGGACAGAGGGGGGTGATGCCCTGGGGGACCTGGTGACCCTGGAGCCCACCGAGCCCTCCCTGCCACCCGTGGCTGACGAGCCCCAAACTGGGGAAGCCCCCAACCCCGAGAGCCTCATCGACCTGTGGCAGAGTGAGAGCGACGGGGTGACTCCCCCAGCTGCCTggcccctgcctgctgcccctgtCCCCGAGACACCCCCGGCCATGCTGCCCGAGGAGGGGGCCCTGCTGCGCCTGGACGAGctgcctgagccccctgccaccTTCTGCGATgcggagcaggaggaggaggatgaggaagaggcagctggCGAGGGGGACCCCCAGTCCCAGGATCTGGGCTGCCAGCACACGCCCCAGGAAGACACCCAGGAAGACACCCAGGAAGACACCGCGGGCCGAGAGACGCCCCCCATCACCAATGGGGAGATGGCCCCCAAGGATGGGACACCGGGTCGTGGGGAGCAG gcCAGCGAGGGCTACTTCAGCCAGtcccaggaggaggaggtgccCCCCACCGAGGAGCTGTCGGCCAAAGCCCCCCAGCCCGTCTTCTACAACAAGCCCCCAG AGATCGACATCACGTGCTGGGACGCAGACCCTCTGCCCGAGGAAGAGGAGAGCTTTGGGGGGGCCCTGTAA
- the PRR7 gene encoding proline-rich protein 7 isoform X2: MVMSQGTYTFLTCFAGFWLIWGLIVLLCCFCSYLRRRVKRQQEERLREQSLRALEMEPLHYEGYGGSPPGMAIPHRLRLEPHHHHHHPHHIPPPRPWSCRHESDLSKPPCYEEALLMAEPPPPYSEVLMDTRGLYRKINAPFMSHERLEKQEQPPSYKPLFLDAGYGSALHLPRSASPGPACPDLYLQQECSPRMFPSWTDSELSSRDTYETGPWHLPVSMPLFGRTTAV, encoded by the exons ATGGTGATGTCCCAGGGCACCTACACCTTCCTCACCTGCTTCGCGGGCTTCTGGCTCATCTGGGGCCTCAtcgtgctgctgtgctgcttctgcagctACCTGCGGCGGCGGGTGAAGCGGCAGCAGGAGGAGCGGCTGCGGGAGCAGAGCCTGCGCGCGCTGGAGATGGAGCCGCTGCACTACGAGGGTTACGGGGGCAGCCCCCCCGGCATGGCCATTCCCCACCGCCTCCGCCTCGAGCcccaccatcaccatcaccacccCCACCACATCCCGCCCCCCCGGCCCTGGAGCTGCCGGCACG AGTCAGACCTGTCAAAGCCGCCGTGCTATGAGGAGGCGCTGCTGATGGCGGAGCCCCCCCCGCCATACAGCGAGGTGCTGATGGACACGCGGGGGCTCTACCGCAAAATCAACGCCCCTTTTATGAGCCATGAGCGGCTGGAGAAGCAGGAACAGCCTCCCAGCTACAAACCCCTTTTCCTGGACGCCGGCTACGGTTCAGCACTGCACCTGCCCCGCTCAGCCAGCCCCGGCCCTGCCTGCCCGGACCTCTACCTGCAGCAGGAGTGCTCCCCACGCATGTTTCCCAGCTGGACGGACTCggagctcagcagcagggacacctacGAGACGGGACCCTGGCACCTCCCGGTCTCCATGCCCCTCTTCGGCAGGACTACCGCTGTCTAA